The following coding sequences are from one Diadema setosum chromosome 9, eeDiaSeto1, whole genome shotgun sequence window:
- the LOC140232953 gene encoding partitioning defective 6 homolog beta-like, which yields MRDSVGMMAKNGSTAMLNGSNRWAKGLKEIKSKLDAEFRRFTINPNKVATFEDFYTFLERMHRLNDVPFLVGYTDPQGDLLPINNDDNYLKALTSSKPPLRVVIQKKDEVNESTVTFGNTIPRRKNKITQYLQVNTTPKPMKPFKAIGLPQDFRRVSAIIDVDIVPQTHRRVKLHKHGSDKPLGFYIRDGTSMRVTPHGLEKVPGIFISRLVPGGLAESTGLLGVNDEVLEVNGIEVSGKNLDQVTDMMVANSANLIITVKPANQRNTLSKKKPSSLGVSPALSQSMASLGSLDELSDEDEVHDHTKHPQSGEGGEVNSEETKESKGDKSYLLGGGDKGSLRKDKSAPHEEIRQPPVKIKHPPDDQEALVTSDNEECTL from the exons CTTGATGCAGAGTTTCGGCGGTTCACCATCAACCCGAACAAAGTCGCGACATTCGAGGACTTCTACACGTTCCTGGAGCGCATGCACAGACTAAACGACGTGCCGTTCCTTGTCGGCTACACAGACCCACAGGGTGACCTGCTTCCcatcaataatgatgacaacTATCTGAAAGCTCTCACATCCTCCAAACCTCCCCTCAGAGTGGTCATCCAAAAGAAAG ATGAGGTGAATGAGAGCACGGTCACATTTGGGAACACAATACCCAGGAGAAAGAACAAGATCACCCAGTACCTTCAAGTCAACACGACGCCAAAGCCGATGAAGCCATTCAAGGCCATCGGCCTCCCGCAGGACTTCCGTAGGGTCTCGGCCATCATCGACGTTGACATTGTGCCGCAGACGCATCGCCGAGTCAAGCTCCACAAGCACGGCTCGGACAAGCCGCTTGGTTTCTACATCCGAGACGGAACCAGCATGCGGGTCACACCACATGGTCTGGAGAAGGTTCCCGGCATCTTCATCTCGCGCCTGGTGCCTGGAGGTTTGGCCGAGAGCACGGGACTGCTGGGTGTCAACGATGAGGTCTTAGAGGTGAATGGTATTGAGGTGTCGGGCAAGAACCTGGACCAAGTGACTGATATGATGGTGGCCAACAGCGCCAACCTCATCATTACCGTGAAGCCCGCCAACCAGCGCAACACTCTCTCCAAGAAGAAGCCCTCTTCCCTCGGCGTCTCGCCGGCGTTGTCACAGTCCATGGCGAGTCTGGGCAGCCTAGATGAACTCAGCGACGAGGACGAGGTGCACGACCACACAAAACACCCTCAGTCTGGCGAGGGGGGCGAGGTCAATAGCGAGGAGACCAAAGAGTCCAAAGGTGACAAGAGCTACCTCTTAGGTGGTGGAGACAAGGGGAGCCTTCGGAAGGACAAGAGCGCGCCACATGAAGAGATCAGGCAACCCCCGGTGAAGATCAAACATCCGCCAGATGACCAAGAAGCGCTCGTCACCAGTGACAATGAAGAATGCACACTATGA
- the LOC140233421 gene encoding uncharacterized protein: MGDKPGSTKAYKGKFFDLRVKLFTEEVFVMKEIYNEMKVRALKAKMEFITGVPSHLQRLTYLDEADMMDDSDVRHHDIVPGAIINMDVWNTWKSLIASAAKGDIHQVMKLGVTKDTTYETPSSQMMREKSKQAWIADRAFVALCIAAHRGHVNLVQRLIVGGADVHAKTANGRTALHIAAAQGKNNAVEVLLNNGATIDDPDIENKSPLVLAGLWGHKSCERQIFLYQWQQRAAKQKPIARTTGRMAHQMYDSKLKTWMKGAYSQMYTARILPPGEFSGSGLDAPRRKHRPGSASSGWASDGDAEDDGWSLADGEEVGTQVRLGMETLKNVQAAEAAKNAGKGQKGAKAKVEKGRDRNSTFDDWLARKQNIEREKMKGKKKADARQKMMDEDKKRLNAGKEPTKVPKGGRYGQNPRSPDRNTPDDTGFDMMKLRKEMNIFNPIQIQN, from the exons ATGGGGGACAAACCAGGCAGCACCAAGGCCTACAAAGGAAAGTTCTTTGACCTTCGTGTGAAGCTCTTCACGGAGGAGGTGTTCGTCATGAAGGAGATCTACAACGAGATGAAGGTGCGGGCTCTGAAGGCCAAGATGGAGTTCATCACAGGGGTGCCAAGCCACCTCCAGCGCTTAACGTATCTTGATGAAG CTGACATGATGGATGATAGTGATGTCAGACACCATGACATTGTGCCTGGTGCAATTATCAATATGGACGTCTGGAACACGTGGAAGAGTCTCATTGCTTCGGCGGCAAAAGGTGATATCCACCAG GTCATGAAATTGGGAGTGACAAAGGACACAACGTACGAGACGCCGTCGTCACAGATGATGCGGGAGAAATCAAAGCAGGCCTGGATTGCAGACAGGGCTTTCGTAGCACTCTGCATCGCAGCTCACAGGGGGCATGTTAACCTTGTACAGAGGCTTATCGTAGGAG GGGCAGATGTTCATGCAAAAACAGCCAACGGCCGGACTGCACTTCACATAGCTGCCGCCCAGGGTAAGAACAATGCCGTAGAAGTCTTACTGAACAATGGAGCCACGATAGACGACCCCGATATCGAGAACAAATCACCACTGGTCCTGGCGGGGCTTTGGGGACACAAATCATGCGAGAGGCAGATCTTCCTCTACCAGTGGCAACAGAGGGCAGCCAAACAGAAGCCCATCGCCAGGACGACGGGACGCATGGCGCACCAAATGTACGACTCCAAGCTGAAGACGTGGATGAAGGGCGCGTACTCACAAATGTACACCGCCAGGATACTACCTCCCGGCGAGTTCTCGGGGAGTGGGCTGGACGCTCCGAGACGAAAGCATCGGCCTGGCTCGGCTTCCAGCGGCTGGGCGAGTGATGGTGATGCTGAAGATGATGGCTGGTCCTTGGCTGATGGAGAGGAGGTTGGGACGCAAGTACGGTTGGGGATGGAGACATTGAAGAATGTTCAGGCAGCTGAAGCAGCCAAGAATGCTGGCAAAGGGCAAAA GGGTGCCAAGGCCAAGGTAGAGAAAGGTCGTGACCGCAACTCGACGTTCGACGACTGGCTGGCCCGGAAGCAGAACATAGAGCGGGAGAAGATGAAAGGGAAGAAGAAGGCCGACGCCCGACAGAAGATGATGGACGAGGACAAGAAGAGACTCAATGCGGGCAAGGAGCCGACCAAGGTACCGAAAGGCGGCAGGTACGGCCAGAATCCCCGCAGCCCCGACAGGAACACGCCGGATGACACCGGCTTCGACATGATGAAGCTGAGGAAAGAGATGAACATCTTCAACCCCATTCAGATCCAAAACTGA